One Fontisphaera persica DNA window includes the following coding sequences:
- a CDS encoding bacteriohemerythrin: MKISLGAKIAGGFAGVVLLGLLVGGLGYYNLSRTSKALEDVAQHRMVAMRILGDLTHHADSLETALAELLNPDISPAAAQAAFQAIAESRVKIKEAGQQFAGLPRTKEEEQLWQQWQAQNKTYEQALEECLALAQKWVALDLGNPNLLQANINRFIGDHYAVEMKLMERMYEEQNFTGGTDHTACNFGQWMATYKSTNPEVQQILAAVAQPHQQFHAAVKRILALVEAKDEANALSARAYELEKAVSGTLEQFTRLQQMADQAVGLQRQLTDNFHSRCQPVQAAALASLQQLQQLGQKLSGEAAAAAIAQARTAKMVAVAAPLLALVVGALLAWVITRMVTQPLRQGMQLATRMATGDLTQTLAVQRSDELGAWAQAMNSMVIGLRKSLKQVSENSTAVAGTAQELSATNQQVSANAEETSTQAQVVASASEQISKSVSTVATAAEQMSASIREIARQAVDAAKVAGEAARMAQETNQTISRLGASSADIEEVVQVINTIAAQTNLLALNATIEAARAGEAGKGFAVVANEVKELARQTAQATEQISRKINAIQSDATASVQAIQGISEVIRKIDQIQTVIASAVEQQAATTNEITRNATEAARGSQEIARNIAGVSQAARDTSQAVTGAAAATMELARLATQLQQVVQRFKLDLASARAEAPAGEPAASAPDPATPRALLVWDAKTMATGVPEVDAQHQELIARLNRLHEAIRRCAGPEEVQPMLQFLGEYAQRHFGDEEAVMEKRRCPAHQANKAAHRRFLEQYTRLVQEYERKGASLTVLNQLREMTENWLVNHILKVDTQLRHCGGNGSCHVQGNGHGHHHPETASAARH, from the coding sequence ATGAAAATTAGTCTTGGCGCCAAGATAGCCGGCGGGTTCGCCGGCGTCGTTCTACTTGGCCTGCTTGTGGGCGGGCTGGGTTACTACAACCTTTCCCGAACCTCCAAAGCCTTGGAAGACGTGGCCCAGCATCGCATGGTGGCCATGAGAATCCTGGGGGACCTGACCCACCACGCCGACTCGCTGGAAACGGCTCTGGCGGAGCTGCTCAATCCTGATATTTCCCCGGCGGCCGCCCAGGCCGCCTTTCAGGCGATTGCGGAAAGCAGGGTTAAAATAAAAGAGGCCGGGCAGCAGTTTGCCGGCCTGCCGCGCACAAAGGAGGAGGAGCAGTTATGGCAGCAGTGGCAGGCCCAGAACAAGACCTATGAGCAAGCGCTCGAGGAGTGTCTGGCGCTGGCACAAAAATGGGTGGCGCTGGATTTGGGCAATCCCAACCTGCTCCAGGCGAACATCAATCGTTTCATCGGGGACCATTACGCGGTGGAAATGAAACTCATGGAACGGATGTATGAGGAGCAAAACTTTACTGGCGGCACAGACCACACCGCCTGCAATTTTGGCCAATGGATGGCCACCTATAAATCCACCAATCCCGAAGTGCAGCAAATCCTTGCCGCCGTGGCCCAGCCGCATCAGCAATTTCATGCCGCCGTGAAACGCATTCTGGCGCTGGTGGAAGCGAAGGATGAAGCCAACGCGCTGAGCGCCCGGGCGTATGAACTGGAGAAAGCGGTCAGCGGCACCCTTGAACAATTCACCCGCCTTCAACAAATGGCGGACCAGGCGGTGGGGTTGCAGCGGCAATTGACGGATAATTTCCACAGCCGTTGCCAGCCGGTGCAGGCAGCGGCGCTGGCTTCGTTGCAGCAATTGCAGCAGCTTGGCCAGAAATTGAGCGGCGAAGCGGCGGCGGCGGCCATCGCCCAGGCCCGGACGGCAAAAATGGTAGCTGTGGCGGCTCCCCTGCTGGCGTTGGTGGTAGGCGCGTTGCTGGCCTGGGTCATCACTCGCATGGTGACGCAGCCCTTGCGGCAGGGCATGCAACTGGCCACGCGCATGGCCACCGGCGATTTGACCCAGACGCTGGCCGTGCAGCGTTCCGATGAACTGGGGGCCTGGGCGCAGGCGATGAACTCGATGGTCATTGGGTTGCGCAAGAGCCTCAAGCAGGTTTCCGAAAACTCCACGGCCGTGGCTGGCACCGCGCAGGAGCTGAGCGCCACCAACCAGCAGGTCAGCGCCAATGCCGAGGAAACCTCCACCCAGGCGCAGGTGGTGGCCAGCGCCTCCGAGCAGATTAGCAAGAGCGTTTCCACCGTGGCCACCGCCGCCGAGCAGATGAGCGCGAGCATTCGGGAAATCGCCCGGCAGGCCGTGGATGCCGCCAAGGTGGCCGGGGAGGCGGCGCGCATGGCGCAGGAAACCAACCAGACCATCAGCCGCCTGGGGGCCAGCAGCGCGGATATTGAAGAAGTCGTGCAGGTCATCAACACCATCGCGGCGCAAACTAATTTGCTGGCGCTTAATGCCACCATTGAGGCCGCTCGCGCCGGCGAGGCCGGCAAGGGCTTTGCGGTGGTGGCCAACGAGGTGAAGGAGCTGGCGCGCCAGACGGCTCAGGCCACCGAGCAAATCAGCCGCAAAATCAATGCCATCCAATCGGATGCCACCGCCTCCGTCCAGGCCATTCAGGGCATCAGCGAGGTCATCCGGAAGATTGACCAGATTCAAACGGTCATTGCCAGCGCTGTGGAGCAACAGGCCGCCACCACCAATGAAATCACGCGCAATGCCACCGAAGCCGCCCGCGGCAGCCAGGAAATTGCCCGCAACATTGCGGGTGTTTCGCAGGCGGCGCGCGACACTTCGCAGGCCGTGACCGGTGCGGCGGCCGCCACCATGGAGCTGGCCCGGCTGGCCACCCAGTTGCAGCAGGTCGTGCAGCGCTTCAAACTGGATCTGGCCAGCGCCCGCGCCGAAGCCCCGGCCGGCGAGCCGGCCGCCTCCGCTCCCGACCCCGCCACGCCCCGCGCGCTCCTGGTGTGGGATGCCAAAACCATGGCCACCGGCGTGCCCGAGGTGGACGCGCAACACCAGGAATTGATTGCCCGCCTCAACCGCCTCCACGAGGCCATTCGCCGCTGTGCCGGCCCCGAGGAAGTGCAGCCCATGCTTCAGTTTTTAGGGGAGTACGCCCAGCGGCACTTTGGCGATGAAGAAGCCGTGATGGAGAAGCGCCGCTGCCCGGCGCATCAGGCGAACAAGGCCGCCCACCGGCGGTTTCTGGAGCAATACACGCGGCTGGTGCAGGAGTATGAGCGCAAGGGCGCCAGCCTGACGGTGCTCAATCAATTGCGGGAAATGACGGAAAACTGGCTGGTCAATCACATTCTGAAGGTGGATACACAGCTCCGTCATTGCGGCGGCAACGGCTCCTGCCACGTGCAGGGCAACGGCCACGGCCATCACCACCCGGAAACGGCGTCAGCGGCCCGCCATTGA
- a CDS encoding type III pantothenate kinase: protein MILLADIGNTHTHLGLADAQRVRRAMDVATRGLGEPAAQRTLRRWLGRHVPAGLGVCSVVPAATPAMRALAAAAGVNAVLELNHRTLRGVGIRYPRPHTIGADRLANALAAKVLVGAPVVVVDFGTAVTFDVVDARGDYIGGIIAPGLAAMTEYLHEKTALLPRITIRDVRRAVGKSTKEAMRIGAVHGYRGLIRELIRELKKELGCRRLPVVATGGYAALMAKGLPEIQAVLPHLTLEGLRLTWLAHHPSMAGR, encoded by the coding sequence ATGATTCTACTGGCCGACATTGGCAACACCCATACTCACCTGGGCCTGGCGGATGCGCAGCGGGTGCGGCGCGCCATGGACGTGGCCACCCGCGGCCTGGGCGAACCGGCCGCGCAACGGACATTGCGCCGTTGGTTGGGCCGGCACGTGCCCGCGGGCCTTGGTGTCTGCAGCGTGGTGCCCGCCGCCACCCCCGCGATGCGCGCCCTGGCGGCGGCGGCCGGGGTCAACGCGGTCCTGGAATTGAATCACCGCACACTGCGCGGAGTGGGCATACGCTATCCGCGGCCGCATACCATTGGCGCCGACCGCCTGGCCAATGCGCTGGCGGCCAAAGTGCTGGTGGGCGCACCGGTGGTGGTGGTGGATTTTGGCACCGCCGTCACCTTTGATGTGGTGGACGCCCGGGGCGATTACATCGGCGGCATCATTGCGCCGGGGCTGGCGGCGATGACGGAATACCTGCACGAAAAAACCGCGCTGTTGCCGCGCATCACCATCCGGGATGTCCGGCGGGCCGTGGGCAAAAGCACCAAGGAAGCCATGCGCATTGGCGCCGTGCATGGGTATCGGGGGCTGATTCGCGAGCTCATCCGCGAGTTGAAAAAAGAGTTGGGCTGCCGCCGCCTGCCGGTGGTGGCAACGGGCGGTTACGCGGCCCTCATGGCCAAAGGATTGCCAGAAATCCAGGCGGTCCTGCCCCACCTGACGCTCGAGGGGCTGCGCTTGACCTGGCTGGCGCACCACCCGTCAATGGCGGGCCGCTGA
- a CDS encoding biotin--[acetyl-CoA-carboxylase] ligase: MSRSDSALDTAILTALRQAQEGSVSGADLAARLKVTRAAIWARIEALRALGFDIEASPHHGYRLLSAPDRLYGDDLKSRLGSTRIIGRDIRVFQETNSTNDLADRLARDGAEEGVVVFAEKQSRGRGRMGRAWASPPGLGLWFSVVLRPRLTPQSATQLTIAAATAARRAIHRVTGLEPDIKWPNDLLLDGRKTAGILTEMGAELDKIKYLIIGIGVNVNLAEADFPPELRRVATSLRQVLGRPIPRPELAAELLRELDTDYARVTSGHFDAVAEEWSRHCRTLGQRVVILQGERRIEGRAEGLDHDGALLLRNPRGRLERIIGGDVMLGS, from the coding sequence ATGAGCCGCAGTGATTCCGCACTGGATACCGCCATCCTGACCGCCCTGCGCCAGGCGCAGGAAGGTTCCGTATCAGGCGCCGACCTGGCCGCGCGCCTGAAGGTGACCCGCGCCGCCATCTGGGCGCGCATTGAAGCCTTGCGCGCGCTGGGCTTTGACATCGAGGCCAGCCCACATCACGGCTACCGTCTGTTAAGCGCGCCGGACCGGCTGTACGGCGATGATTTGAAATCGCGTCTGGGCTCCACCCGCATCATCGGGCGCGACATCCGGGTGTTCCAGGAAACCAATTCCACCAATGACCTGGCCGACCGCCTCGCACGCGACGGCGCGGAGGAGGGCGTGGTGGTCTTTGCCGAAAAACAAAGCCGCGGCCGCGGCCGGATGGGGCGCGCATGGGCCTCCCCCCCGGGGCTGGGCCTGTGGTTTTCGGTGGTGTTGCGCCCGCGGCTCACGCCGCAATCCGCCACGCAATTGACCATTGCCGCCGCCACCGCCGCGCGGCGCGCCATTCATCGCGTCACCGGCCTGGAGCCGGACATCAAATGGCCCAATGACCTGCTCCTGGACGGCCGCAAAACCGCCGGCATCCTCACCGAAATGGGGGCGGAGCTGGACAAAATCAAATACCTCATCATCGGCATCGGGGTGAATGTGAACCTGGCGGAGGCCGATTTTCCGCCGGAGCTCCGGCGGGTGGCCACCTCCTTGCGGCAGGTCCTCGGCCGGCCCATCCCCCGCCCGGAACTGGCGGCGGAACTATTGCGCGAGCTGGACACCGATTATGCCCGCGTGACCTCCGGGCACTTTGATGCTGTAGCCGAGGAATGGAGCCGCCATTGCCGCACGCTGGGCCAGCGCGTGGTCATCCTCCAAGGCGAGCGCCGCATCGAAGGCCGCGCCGAAGGGCTGGACCATGATGGCGCGCTCCTGTTGCGCAACCCTCGCGGGCGGCTGGAGCGCATCATTGGCGGGGATGTCATGCTGGGTTCTTGA
- the nadC gene encoding carboxylating nicotinate-nucleotide diphosphorylase: MRQVPEKVWREAVRRALEEDVGPGDVTSLAVVPPALQARAWMKARQPLVVCGLEAARLAFQSQHRGMRIQCHARDGQAVKRGAVLMEITGPARALLTAERVALNFVQRLSGIATLTAAFVKAVRGTGAQILDTRKTTPGLRLFEKYAVACGGGSNHRLGLHDMVLIKDNHLAALAQEGPRPIVRAVQRARARYPHLKVEVEADTLPQVEEAVEAGVDFILLDNMTPRQLRAAVRRVAGRARTEASGGVTLRTVRAIARTGVDFISVGALTHSAPAVDVALDFAPAPGFNQPASRRRAPVSRPEHEPQ; encoded by the coding sequence ATGCGACAGGTGCCGGAAAAAGTCTGGCGCGAAGCCGTGCGCCGCGCGCTGGAAGAGGATGTAGGCCCGGGCGATGTGACCTCCCTGGCGGTGGTGCCTCCCGCGTTGCAGGCCCGGGCCTGGATGAAGGCGCGGCAGCCGCTGGTGGTGTGCGGGCTGGAGGCGGCCCGGCTGGCTTTTCAAAGCCAGCACCGGGGGATGCGCATCCAATGCCACGCCCGCGATGGCCAGGCGGTGAAACGCGGCGCGGTACTCATGGAGATTACCGGCCCGGCGCGGGCGCTGCTCACCGCCGAGCGGGTGGCCCTCAACTTCGTCCAGCGCCTCAGCGGCATTGCCACGCTCACCGCGGCCTTCGTCAAGGCCGTGCGCGGCACCGGCGCGCAAATTCTGGACACCCGCAAGACCACTCCGGGGCTTCGCCTATTCGAGAAATATGCCGTGGCCTGCGGCGGTGGCAGCAATCACCGCCTGGGGCTGCATGACATGGTCCTCATCAAGGACAATCATCTGGCGGCGCTGGCCCAGGAAGGCCCCCGGCCCATTGTGCGCGCCGTCCAGCGCGCCCGCGCCCGCTACCCCCACCTCAAGGTGGAGGTGGAGGCCGACACCCTGCCGCAGGTGGAGGAAGCCGTGGAAGCAGGGGTGGATTTCATTTTGCTGGACAACATGACACCGCGCCAGTTGCGGGCGGCCGTGCGCCGCGTGGCCGGCCGCGCCCGGACCGAGGCCAGCGGGGGCGTCACGCTGCGGACGGTGCGCGCCATCGCGCGGACAGGTGTGGATTTCATCAGTGTGGGAGCCTTGACCCACTCCGCGCCAGCGGTGGATGTGGCGCTTGACTTTGCCCCGGCGCCGGGGTTTAACCAGCCCGCAAGCCGGCGACGCGCGCCGGTCTCCAGACCTGAACATGAGCCGCAGTGA
- a CDS encoding efflux RND transporter permease subunit, which produces MRTLTDLFIRRPVLAAVVNLVILIAGIQAIKTLSVRQYPRSENAAVTVTTVYVGASADLVRGFITTPLERAIAAADGIDYIESSSRLGISTITVRLKLNYDPTKALAEISSKVDQVRNNLPPEAEVPIINIEPADSQIASAYLSFTSELLDANQITDYLVRVVQPRLSAISGVQRADILGGRTFAMRIWLKPDRLAAHGLTPYQVREALAANNFLSAVGRTKGALVQVNLTANTDLRSVEEFKNLVVKQSGDRLVRLRDVADVVLGAEDYEAEVRFTGQQAVFIGVWVLPNANSLEVIRRVRAEMASIQKDLPTGLQGHIAYDATEYIEQAIREVLKTLTETLAIVAVVIFLFLGSVRSVLVPLVAIPISLIGAAFLMQVMGFTLNLLTLLAIVLSVGLVVDDAIVVVENVERHVREGRSAKEAALLGARELVSPIIAMTITLAAVYAPIGLQGGLTGSLFREFAFTLAGAVFISGVVALTLSPVMSSKLLRPDREERGLCGTVNHLFDRLRQAYGRVLDATLANRAAVYLLWGGLSLLAIPMFQMSPKELAPMEDQSVIFGIIEAPANATIDQTVFYTEALNRDMMKIPEAAQSFQVTFPDNGFAGLVLKPWEQRQRTVFEVLPEVQASFDRVTGIRAMAVTPPALPGGGTFPVEMVIASTAEPEVILQFAEQLRDKAAQSGMFAFPPIIDTKFDQPEVEIQLDREKVAALGLNLAQVGADLGTLLGGNYVNRFSLDGRSYKVIPQARRVERLTAEQLESVYIRGPQGQLIQLSTLAELKTKNGPRSLNRFQQFNAVKISGVAIRPLEEALAFLEKEAAQILPQGYKLDYTGESRQLRVEGSKFLPAFGLAVVMIFLVLAAQFNSFRDPFVILLGSVPLAMFGALTFTFLMMPDPNTPFWTKGWTTTLNIYSQIGLVTLVGLVSKNGILIVEFANELQRRGRTKAQAVREAAMVRLRPVLMTSAATVCGHFPLTLVTGAGAAARNSIGIVVVAGMFLGTIFTLLVIPSLYLLLAREHAAEAPRPVEEDLPAAAGVAAEPESP; this is translated from the coding sequence ATGCGCACGCTGACTGATTTATTTATCCGGCGCCCGGTGCTGGCGGCGGTGGTGAACCTGGTGATCTTGATTGCCGGCATTCAGGCCATCAAGACGCTCAGCGTGCGGCAGTATCCGCGCAGCGAAAACGCGGCCGTGACGGTGACCACCGTCTATGTGGGGGCCAGCGCGGACCTGGTGCGCGGATTCATCACCACGCCGCTGGAGCGGGCCATCGCGGCCGCCGACGGCATTGATTACATCGAGTCGAGCAGCCGGCTGGGCATCTCCACCATCACAGTGCGGCTGAAGTTAAATTATGACCCCACCAAGGCGCTGGCGGAAATCAGCAGCAAGGTGGACCAGGTGCGCAACAACCTGCCGCCCGAGGCCGAGGTGCCCATCATCAACATTGAGCCGGCGGATTCGCAAATCGCCTCCGCCTACCTGAGCTTCACCTCCGAGCTGCTCGACGCCAATCAAATCACCGATTACCTCGTGCGTGTCGTGCAGCCGCGCCTTTCCGCCATCAGCGGCGTGCAGCGCGCCGACATCCTGGGCGGGCGCACCTTTGCCATGCGCATCTGGCTCAAGCCGGACCGCCTGGCGGCCCATGGCCTGACCCCCTATCAAGTGCGCGAGGCGCTGGCGGCCAATAATTTCCTTTCCGCCGTGGGCCGCACCAAGGGCGCGCTGGTGCAGGTGAATCTGACCGCCAACACCGATTTGCGCTCCGTCGAGGAGTTCAAGAACCTCGTCGTCAAACAAAGCGGCGACCGGCTCGTGCGGCTGCGGGACGTGGCCGACGTGGTGCTGGGCGCGGAGGACTACGAGGCGGAGGTGCGGTTCACGGGCCAGCAGGCGGTGTTCATCGGGGTCTGGGTGCTGCCCAACGCCAATTCCCTGGAGGTCATCCGGCGGGTGCGGGCGGAGATGGCCTCCATTCAAAAAGATTTGCCCACCGGCTTGCAGGGGCACATCGCTTACGACGCCACCGAGTATATCGAGCAGGCCATTCGGGAAGTGCTCAAAACACTGACCGAAACTCTCGCCATTGTGGCGGTGGTCATCTTTTTGTTTCTCGGCTCGGTGCGCTCGGTGCTGGTGCCGCTGGTGGCCATCCCGATTTCCCTCATTGGCGCGGCGTTTCTCATGCAGGTGATGGGCTTCACGCTCAACCTGCTGACCCTGCTGGCCATTGTGTTGTCGGTGGGGCTGGTGGTGGACGATGCCATTGTGGTGGTGGAAAACGTGGAGCGCCACGTCCGCGAAGGCCGCAGCGCGAAGGAGGCGGCCCTGCTGGGGGCGCGGGAGCTGGTCAGTCCCATCATCGCCATGACCATCACCCTGGCGGCGGTCTATGCGCCCATCGGCCTGCAAGGCGGGCTGACCGGCTCGCTCTTTCGCGAGTTTGCCTTCACCCTGGCGGGGGCGGTGTTCATCTCGGGGGTGGTGGCGCTGACGCTCTCGCCGGTGATGTCCTCCAAGCTGCTCCGGCCGGACCGCGAGGAGCGGGGCTTGTGCGGCACGGTCAATCATCTGTTTGACCGCCTCCGCCAGGCCTATGGCCGGGTGCTCGATGCCACGCTGGCCAATCGGGCGGCGGTGTACCTGCTGTGGGGGGGCCTGAGCCTGCTGGCCATTCCCATGTTCCAAATGTCCCCCAAGGAGCTGGCTCCCATGGAGGACCAAAGCGTGATTTTTGGCATCATTGAAGCCCCGGCCAATGCCACCATTGACCAGACGGTGTTTTACACCGAGGCTTTGAATCGGGACATGATGAAAATCCCCGAGGCGGCGCAGTCCTTTCAGGTCACCTTTCCGGACAACGGCTTTGCCGGGCTGGTGCTCAAGCCATGGGAGCAGCGCCAGCGCACGGTCTTTGAAGTGTTGCCGGAAGTGCAGGCCAGTTTTGACCGGGTGACCGGCATTCGCGCCATGGCGGTCACGCCCCCGGCCCTCCCCGGCGGGGGGACGTTTCCGGTGGAAATGGTCATCGCCTCCACGGCGGAGCCGGAGGTCATATTGCAATTTGCGGAGCAACTGCGGGACAAGGCGGCCCAGAGCGGCATGTTTGCCTTCCCGCCGATTATTGACACCAAGTTTGACCAGCCGGAGGTGGAGATTCAGTTGGACCGCGAGAAGGTGGCCGCGCTGGGGCTGAATCTGGCCCAGGTGGGGGCGGACCTCGGCACGTTGCTGGGCGGCAATTATGTCAACCGCTTCAGCTTGGACGGCCGCAGCTACAAGGTCATCCCCCAGGCCCGGCGCGTGGAGCGCCTCACCGCCGAGCAACTGGAAAGCGTGTACATCCGCGGCCCGCAGGGGCAGTTGATTCAGCTCAGCACCCTGGCCGAGCTGAAAACCAAAAACGGGCCGCGCTCGCTCAACCGTTTCCAGCAGTTCAACGCGGTGAAAATCAGCGGCGTGGCCATCCGGCCGCTCGAGGAAGCCCTGGCCTTTCTGGAAAAGGAGGCGGCGCAAATCCTGCCGCAGGGGTACAAACTGGATTACACCGGCGAGTCCCGCCAACTGCGGGTGGAGGGCAGCAAGTTTCTGCCCGCCTTCGGGCTGGCGGTGGTGATGATTTTTCTGGTGCTGGCCGCGCAGTTCAACAGTTTCCGCGACCCGTTTGTCATCCTGTTGGGCTCGGTGCCGCTGGCCATGTTTGGGGCGTTGACCTTCACCTTCCTCATGATGCCGGACCCGAATACGCCCTTCTGGACCAAAGGCTGGACCACCACCTTGAACATTTACTCGCAAATTGGCCTGGTCACGCTGGTGGGGCTGGTCTCCAAAAACGGCATTTTGATTGTGGAATTCGCCAACGAATTGCAACGCCGCGGGCGCACCAAGGCCCAGGCCGTGCGCGAAGCCGCCATGGTGCGGCTGCGTCCCGTCCTCATGACCTCCGCCGCCACGGTATGCGGCCATTTCCCGCTCACGCTGGTCACCGGCGCGGGGGCGGCGGCACGCAATTCCATTGGCATTGTGGTGGTGGCGGGCATGTTCCTGGGCACGATTTTCACCCTGCTGGTGATTCCGTCGCTCTACCTGCTCCTGGCCCGCGAACACGCCGCCGAAGCGCCAAGGCCGGTGGAGGAAGATTTGCCGGCCGCGGCCGGCGTGGCGGCAGAACCCGAGTCGCCCTGA
- a CDS encoding efflux RND transporter periplasmic adaptor subunit, translated as MKKRNLILSGLLLLLVAGALGGIKALQIGRLIAAGQAFVPPPIAVATVVAREETWPSRLEAVGTVSAVQGVAISAEIPGMVREICFTDGAMVKEGDLLVRLDTSSEEAQLRAVEAQVELARLQVQRLRNLRQGDTVSQSELDTAEATLKATMANADAIRAVIAKKNLRAPFAGQLGLRQVHLGQYVEAGRALVTLQALRPVYVDFSLPQQTLGVLRTGLVVEVQSDAFPQRRFEGRLIALSPEVHADTRSLALRAMLPNTDLALRPGMFVRVWVTLNGEQRVLVIPATSVLSAPYGASVFVVEPRAGTNGPPGLAVRQQFVRLGRSQGDWVVVEAGLKAGDKVVNGGLFKLRNGEAVVENNELTPKPEKSPQPPDS; from the coding sequence ATGAAAAAGCGTAATTTGATTTTGTCGGGGTTGTTGCTGCTGCTGGTGGCCGGGGCGCTGGGCGGCATCAAGGCGCTGCAAATCGGACGGCTGATTGCCGCCGGGCAGGCGTTTGTGCCGCCGCCGATAGCCGTGGCCACAGTGGTGGCGCGGGAGGAGACGTGGCCCAGCCGGCTGGAAGCGGTGGGGACGGTGTCGGCCGTGCAGGGCGTGGCCATCAGCGCCGAGATTCCGGGCATGGTGCGGGAGATTTGTTTCACGGACGGCGCCATGGTCAAGGAGGGGGATTTGCTGGTGCGCCTGGACACCTCCAGCGAGGAGGCCCAATTACGCGCGGTGGAGGCGCAGGTGGAGCTGGCGCGCCTGCAGGTGCAGCGGTTGCGCAATCTCCGGCAGGGCGACACCGTGTCGCAATCGGAATTGGACACGGCGGAGGCCACCTTGAAAGCCACCATGGCCAATGCGGACGCCATCCGGGCGGTCATCGCCAAGAAAAACCTCCGCGCGCCGTTTGCGGGCCAGTTGGGGTTGCGGCAGGTGCATCTGGGGCAGTACGTCGAGGCGGGACGGGCGCTGGTGACGTTGCAAGCGCTGCGCCCGGTGTATGTGGATTTCTCGCTGCCGCAACAAACGCTGGGCGTGCTGCGCACGGGGCTGGTGGTGGAGGTGCAGAGCGACGCCTTTCCCCAGCGCCGCTTTGAGGGCCGGCTCATCGCCTTGTCGCCCGAAGTGCATGCCGACACCCGCAGTCTGGCCTTGCGCGCCATGCTGCCCAACACCGACCTGGCCTTGCGGCCGGGCATGTTTGTGCGCGTGTGGGTGACGTTGAACGGCGAACAGCGGGTGCTGGTGATTCCCGCCACCAGCGTGCTCAGCGCGCCCTATGGCGCCTCGGTGTTTGTGGTGGAGCCGCGCGCCGGCACCAACGGCCCGCCCGGCCTGGCCGTGCGCCAGCAATTTGTGCGGCTGGGCCGCAGCCAGGGGGACTGGGTGGTGGTGGAGGCCGGTTTGAAAGCCGGCGACAAAGTGGTCAACGGCGGCCTCTTCAAACTGCGCAACGGCGAAGCCGTGGTGGAGAACAACGAGCTGACGCCCAAGCCGGAAAAGTCCCCCCAGCCGCCCGACAGCTAA
- a CDS encoding TetR/AcrR family transcriptional regulator, with protein sequence MVKSSPQRERRRVALREQILEAARDLFVSRGYEAVTMRELADRIGYTATALYYHFPDKASLLHELCRRDFLALQSFFQKLAQVKDPVERLRQAGLAYVRFGLEHPQHYRFMFMTPYPEPAPHEVDIAQGDPSQDSYAFLRQAVEEAIQAGRFLPQYRDAEQVAQMLWAAMHGLVALHLSCRDSRWLSWRPTRRTAELMAETMLRGMLREPAGLARPRGRTVAAGSSSQRKRKADEKA encoded by the coding sequence GTGGTTAAGTCTTCTCCACAGCGTGAACGGCGGAGGGTGGCCTTGCGGGAGCAAATCCTGGAAGCAGCCCGTGACCTGTTTGTGAGCCGCGGCTATGAGGCGGTGACGATGCGCGAGCTGGCGGACCGCATCGGCTACACCGCCACGGCGCTGTATTACCATTTTCCCGACAAGGCCTCGTTGCTGCATGAATTGTGCCGCCGCGATTTTCTGGCGCTCCAGTCCTTTTTTCAGAAGCTGGCGCAGGTCAAGGACCCGGTGGAGCGGCTGCGGCAGGCGGGGCTGGCGTATGTGCGATTCGGGCTGGAGCATCCGCAGCATTATCGGTTCATGTTCATGACGCCATATCCCGAGCCGGCCCCGCATGAGGTGGACATTGCGCAAGGGGACCCGTCCCAGGACAGCTACGCCTTTTTGCGCCAGGCGGTGGAGGAGGCCATCCAGGCCGGCCGGTTTCTCCCCCAATACCGCGATGCCGAGCAGGTGGCGCAGATGTTGTGGGCGGCCATGCACGGCCTGGTGGCCCTGCATTTGAGCTGCCGGGACAGCCGCTGGCTTTCCTGGCGGCCCACGCGGCGGACGGCGGAGTTGATGGCGGAAACGATGCTGCGCGGCATGCTGCGCGAACCGGCCGGCCTGGCGCGGCCACGGGGACGGACGGTGGCGGCGGGGTCCTCCTCCCAGCGGAAAAGGAAAGCGGATGAAAAAGCGTAA